A region from the Mercenaria mercenaria strain notata chromosome 7, MADL_Memer_1, whole genome shotgun sequence genome encodes:
- the LOC123541337 gene encoding uncharacterized protein LOC123541337 yields the protein MQETIEYMQSQSMRNNLIFSGVEESDSEKPEVTEGKLRAVLVDKMKLARDYVDSLKLERVHRTGDMSASNPGRRTPKYRNIIVKFTFFKDREIVRRASSSLKGTGIFINEQFPKEVAERRRALMPLLRNAREEKKKAWISYDTLYIDGVKVKVPESANVANGASSSSETMSA from the coding sequence ATGcaagaaacaatagaatacatgCAATCCCAGTCAATGAGGAATAACCTGATATTTTCTGGTGTCGAAGAATCTGATTCGGAGAAACCGGAAGTAACTGAAGGTAAATTGCGCGCAGTACTTGTCGATAAAATGAAGTTAGCAAGAGACTACGTGGATTCTCTGAAACTCGAAAGAGTGCATCGTACAGGCGATATGTCAGCGTCCAATCCAGGAAGGAGAACTCCAAAATACAGAAACATTATTGTTAAATTTACGTTCTTTAAAGATAGAGAAATTGTCCGTCGCGCGAGCTCATCGTTGAAAGGTACCGGAATATTTATCAACGAGCAGTTTCCCAAAGAGGTTGCAGAGCGCCGGAGGGCACTTATGCCCCTGTTGAGGAATGCACGTGAGGAGAAGAAAAAGGCTTGGATCAGTTATGATACCCTTTATATAGATGGTGTCAAGGTGAAAGTACCAGAAAGCGCCAACGTAGCAAATGGCGCGAGCAGCTCGAGCGAGACGATGTCGGCATAA
- the LOC128558302 gene encoding peroxynitrite isomerase THAP4-like, which translates to MSSSGPHLNESLKGVSWLLGKWKSENGQGSYPTLKDFKYGEEIEFTHVGQPNLQFSCYSWHLETKKPLHRELGFVRVQPSTNKVALIIAQNLGVCELEEGEVNGQEMTTTSHTLGRLSFGKDPATKVIKRTFRREGDTLQQLVEMETDKTPMTEHLRITYQKIDQKPLKS; encoded by the exons ATGTCGAGTTCAG gtCCACATCTGAATGAAAGCTTGAAGGGAGTATCCTGGTTGTTAGGCAAATGGAAATCAGAGAATGGCCAGGGATCTTACCCTACACTGAAAGATTTCAAGTATGGTGAGGAAATAGAGTTTACACATGTAGGCCAACCAAACTTGCAGTTTAG ctGTTATTCATGGCACCTTGAGACAAAGAAACCTTTACACAGGGAACTTGGCTTTGTAAGGGTGCAGCCAAGTACTAATAAAGTTGCCTTAATTATTGCTCAGAATTTAG GAGTTTGTGAGTTGGAGGAAGGAGAAGTTAATGGCCAAGAAATGACCACAACTTCACACACATTGGGTAGACTCTCATTTGGAAAGGATCCAGCTACCAAAGTG ATCAAAAGAACATTCCGTCGAGAAGGTGATACACTACAGCAACTTGTTGAAATGGAAACAGACAAAACTCCCATGACAGAACATTTGAGAATAACATATCAGAAAATTGACCAGAAACCTCTAAAgagttaa